In Molothrus aeneus isolate 106 chromosome 3, BPBGC_Maene_1.0, whole genome shotgun sequence, a single genomic region encodes these proteins:
- the CALM2 gene encoding calmodulin-2, whose amino-acid sequence MADQLTEEQIAEFKEAFSLFDKDGDGTITTKELGTVMRSLGQNPTEAELQDMINEVDADGNGTIDFPEFLTMMARKMKDTDSEEEIREAFRVFDKDGNGYISAAELRHVMTNLGEKLTDEEVDEMIREADIDGDGQVNYEEFVQMMTAK is encoded by the exons GCTGATCAACTGACAGAAGAGCAGATTGCAG aATTCAAAGAAGCTTTTTCACTATTTGACAAGGATGGTGATGGTACTATAACTACAAAGGAGTTGGGGACAGTGATGAGATCACTTGGTCAGAACCCTACAGAAGCAGAGCTACAGGATATGATCAATGAAGTAGATGCTGATG GCAATGGCACAATTGACTTTCCAGAGTTTCTGACAATGAtggcaagaaaaatgaaagatacAGATAGTGAAGAAGAAATTAGAGAAGCGTTCCGTGTCTTTGACAAG GATGGTAATGGTTACATTAGTGCTGCAGAACTCCGTCATGTGATGACAAATCTGGGGGAGAAGCTAACAGATGAAGAAGTTGATGAAATGATTAGGGAAGCAGACATTGATGGTGATGGTCAAGTAAACTATGAAG AGTTTGTACAAATGATGACAGCGAAGTGA